One segment of Brassica napus cultivar Da-Ae chromosome C3, Da-Ae, whole genome shotgun sequence DNA contains the following:
- the LOC106385783 gene encoding IQ domain-containing protein IQM2: protein MGVLFSCPFAEQEDVESALDSITVKSITLGEDNECKTPKRSVNFNNKTLEPTILKGSGGKMVVEKSVSFKGMQLERMISLNRSLFKEDHTKENGLHELDNGISVLDPSNPKHEAAIKLQKVYKSFRTRRKLADCAVLVEQSWWKLLDFAELKRSSISFFEIEKHETAVSRWSRARTKAAKVGKGLSKNEKAQKLALQHWLEAIDPRHRYGHNLHFYYNKWLHCQSREPFFYWLDIGEGKEVNLVEKCTRLKLHQQCIKYLGPMERKAYEVVVEEGKFFYKNSGEMLQTSSMEEGDSKWIFVLSTSKVLYIGKKKKGVFQHSSFLAGGATVAAGRLVVENGVLKAVWPHSGHYQPTEENFLDFLSFLGENNVDITDVKMSPTDEDEFSIYNKRSTHMRNHSLEEDLEAEKTVMADPREEESTTVMAVVETPKKMESLSTFDLEQESKPSEESLPRGGGEEEAKESEVVKIPEESILKRINSKKETRSFQLGKQLSCKWTTGAGPRIGCVRDYPSELQLQALEQVNLSPRSASVSRLYFSFSSQRQMPRMSPLWRGMSLPADITQL from the exons ATGGGTGTATTATTCTCCTGTCCCTTCGCCGAGCAAGAAGACGTGGAGTCTGCTCTAGACTCCATCACAGTCAAGTCCATAACCTTAGGCGAAGACAACGAGTGCAAAACTCCAAAGAGATCTGTCAACTTCAATAACAAAACTCTAGAGCCCACAATCTTGAAAGGATCTGGTGGTAAGATGGTCGTTGAAAAGTCCGTTAGCTTCAAAGGGATGCAGCTGGAGAGAATGATCTCGCTCAACAGGTCTCTCTTCAAAGAAGATCACACCAAAGAGAATGGCTTACATGAGTTGGACAATGGCATCTCAGTTCTTGATCCGAGTAACCCTAAACACGAAGCTGCTATTAAGTTACAGAAAGTTTACAAGAGCTTCCGTACTAGGCGAAAGCTCGCGGACTGCGCAGTGCTTGTGGAGCAAAGCTG GTGGAAGCTTTTGGATTTTGCTGAGCTTAAGAGAAGTTCTATATCATTCTTTGAGATTGAGAAGCACGAAACCGCGGTTTCTAGGTGGTCTAGAGCTAGGACTAAAGCAGCTAAGGTTGGTAAAGGTTTGTCAAAGAATGAAAAGGCACAGAAGCTTGCTTTACAACACTGGCTTGAAGCG ATTGATCCGAGACATCGGTATGGACACAACCTGCACTTTTACTACAACAAGTGGCTTCACTGTCAGAGTAGAGAACCTTTCTTCTACTG GCTTGATATTGGCGAGGGGAAAGAAGTTAATCTTGTGGAGAAGTGTACTCGATTAAAACTTCACCAACaatgcatcaagtaccttgGTCCG ATGGAAAGGAAAGCCTATGAGGTTGTTGTGGAAGAAGGCAAGTTCTTCTACAAGAACAGTGGAGAAATGCTTCAAACTTCTTCAATGGAAGAGGGTGATTCAAAGTGGATTTTCGTGCTCAGCACGTCGAAAGTGTTGTAcattgggaagaagaagaagggtgtGTTTCAACATTCAAGCTTCTTAGCCGGAGGAGCTACTGTTGCTGCAGGGAGATTAGTTGTTGAGAATGGTGTTCTCAAGGCTGTTTGGCCACATAGTGGACATTATCAACCTACTGAAGAGAATTTCTTGGACTTTCTGTCTTTCCTTGGAGAGAACAATGTTGATATCACTGATGTAAAG ATGAGTCCTACAGATGAAGATGAGTTCTCTATTTACAATAAGAGAAGCACTCATATGAGAAACCATTCTTTGGAAGAGGATTTGGAGGCTGAGAAGACTGTGATGGCTGATCCAAGAGAGGAAGAATCAACAACGGTGATGGCTGTTGTAGAAACACCAAAGAAGATGGAATCTCTTAGTACATTTGACTTAGAACAAGAATCAAAGCCTTCAGAGGAGAGCTTAcccagaggaggaggagaagaagaagccaaggaGAGTGAAGTAGTCAAGATTCCAGAAGAATCAATCCTAAAAAGGATAAACTCAAAAAAGGAAACTAGATCTTTCCAACTTGGGAAACAACTATCATGCAAATGGACAACAGGTGCAGGACCAAGGATTGGTTGTGTGAGAGATTACCCATCAGAGCTTCAGCTTCAAGCACTGGAACAAGTCAACCTGTCCCCGAGAAGTGCTTCTGTTTCAAGACTCTACTTCTCCTTTTCCTCTCAAAGGCAAATGCCTCGGATGTCACCGTTATGGCGTGGAATGTCATTACCTGCAGATATCACACAATTATAA
- the LOC106387021 gene encoding feruloyl CoA ortho-hydroxylase 1, translating to MAPTLSTVQFADPAEVTEFVVNKGNGVKGLSETGIKALPDQYIQPFEERLINKFVNETDEAIPVIDMSNPEEDKVAEAVCDAAERWGFFQVINHGVPLEVLDNVKAATHRFFNLPVEEKSRFTRENSLSTNVRFGTSFSPRAEKALEWKDYLSLFFVSETEAEQYWPDACKNEALEYMNKSKTMVRKLLEYLGKNLNVKELDKTKESLFMGSIRINLNYYPICPNPDLTVGVGRHSDVSSLTILLQDQIGGLHVRSLSSGNWVHVPPVPGSFVINIGDAMQILSNGRYKSVEHRVLANGSNNRISVPIFVNPKPESVIGPLPEVVANGEEPVYRDVVYSDYVRYFFKKAHDGKKTIDFAKI from the exons ATGGCTCCAACACTCTCTACCGTACAGTTCGCAGATCCAGCTGAAGTAACCGAGTTCGTGGTCAACAAAGGAAACGGCGTAAAGGGTTTATCAGAAACAGGAATCAAAGCTCTTCCCGACCAATACATTCAACCATTCGAAGAACGTCTCATTAACAAGTTCGTCAACGAAACAGACGAGGCCATTCCTGTCATCGACATGTCCAACCCCGAAGAGGACAAAGTCGCTGAAGCTGTCTGTGACGCTGCTGAGAGATGGGGTTTCTTTCAAGTGATCAACCATGGAGTTCCTCTTGAAGTTCTTGACAACGTGAAGGCTGCCACTCACAGGTTCTTTAATCTCCCTGTTGAGGAGAAGAGTAGGTTCACAAGGGAGAATTCATTGTCGACGAATGTAAGGTTTGGAACGAGTTTTAGTCCTCGTGCAGAGAAAGCTCTTGAGTGGAAAGATTATCTCAGTCTCTTCTTTGTCTCTGAAACCGAAGCTGAACAGTACTGGCCTGATGCTTGCAA GAACGAAGCTCTAGAGTACATGAACAAGTCCAAGACAATGGTGAGGAAGCTTTTAGAGTATTTAGGGAAGAATCTCAACGTGAAGGAGCTAGACAAGACCAAAGAATCACTCTTCATGGGTTCAATTCGAATCAACCTCAACTACTATCCCATCTGTCCTAATCCCGACCTAACCGTTGGCGTTGGTCGTCACTCAGACGTCTCTTCCCTCACCATTCTCTTACAAGACCAGATCGGTGGTCTCCACGTGCGTTCTCTATCCTCAGGGAACTGGGTTCACGTGCCACCGGTTCCCGGATCTTTCGTGATCAACATCGGAGACGCCATGCAGATCTTGAGCAATGGTCGTTACAAGAGCGTGGAGCATCGTGTCTTAGCCAACGGTAGCAACAACAGAATCTCCGTTCCTATCTTCGTGAATCCAAAACCAGAGTCTGTGATTGGTCCTCTTCCTGAGGTGGTCGCAAATGGAGAGGAACCCGTTTATAGAGACGTTGTGTACTCTGATTACGTCAGATACTTTTTCAAGAAGGCACACGACGGAAAGAAAACCATCGATTTCGCCAAGATTTGA
- the LOC106387755 gene encoding probable polyamine transporter At3g13620 has translation METTETSRVSHELPVTTTDSSGSTAKKLTLVPLIFLIYFEVAGGPFGEEPAVQAAGPLLAILGFLIFPFIWSVPEALITAELSTAFPGNGGFVIWAHRAFGAFVGSMMGSLKYLSGVINVASFPVLCVTYLEKLFPVLESGWPRNVCIFASTVVLSFLNYTGLAIVGYAAVVLGLVSLSPFLVMSAMAIPKIQPHRWGSLGDKQKDWNLYFNTLFWNLNFWDNVSTLAGEVDNPQKTFPLALLVAVIFTCVAYLIPLLAVTGAVSVDQSRWETGFHAEAAEMIAGTWLKIWIEIGAVLSSIGLFEAQLSSSAYQLEGMAELGFLPKFFGVRSKWFNTPWVGILLSALMSLGLSYMDFTDIISSANFLYTLGMYLEFASFLWLRKKLPELKRPYRVPLNIPGLVIMCLVPSAFLMLIIVFATKIVYLICCLMTVGSVGWYFLINYFREKKIFEFNQDVDHLDYVNEEQRPKHEEDHDS, from the exons ATGGAAACAACAGAAACATCAAGAGTGAGCCACGAGCTCCCAGTAACAACCACCGATTCAAGCGGATCAACCGCAAAGAAACTGACTTTGGTCCCTTTGATTTTCCTTATTTACTTCGAAGTCGCAGGTGGGCCGTTTGGAGAAGAACCGGCGGTTCAAGCGGCTGGACCGCTTCTAGCGATTcttggtttcctcattttcccTTTCATATGGAGTGTCCCTGAAGCCCTAATCACCGCAGAACTCTCCACCGCATTTCCAG GCAACGGAGGGTTTGTGATATGGGCGCATCGAGCTTTTGGCGCATTCGTAGGCTCAATGATGGGCTCGTTGAAGTACCTGAGTGGTGTGATCAACGTCGCTTCGTTCCCTGTCCTCTGTGTGACTTACTTGGAGAAGCTATTCCCTGTTCTTGAATCAGGATGGCCACGAAACGTCTGCATATTCGCATCAACGGTGGTATTATCTTTCCTAAACTACACTGGCCTAGCCATTGTCGGTTACGCAGCCGTTGTTCTCGGCTTGGTGTCTCTCTCGCCTTTCCTCGTCATGTCGGCAATGGCAATCCCTAAAATCCAACCTCACCGCTGGGGTAGCTTGGGAGACAAGCAAAAGGATTGGAATCTCTACTTCAACACGCTCTTCTGGAACTTGAACTTCTGGGACAATGTCAGCACTCTTGCAGGGGAAGTTGATAACCCTCAGAAGACGTTTCCCTTGGCGCTTCTTGTCGCTGTGATCTTTACTTGTGTAGCTTACTTGATCCCTCTTTTGGCTGTTACGGGTGCTGTCTCGGTGGACCAGAGCAGATGGGAAACAGGGTTTCACGCAGAAGCAGCTGAGATGATAGCAGGAACGTGGTTGAAGATTTGGATTGAGATTGGCGCTGTcttatcaagtataggactcTTTGAAGCTCAGTTAAGCAGTAGTGCTTATCAGCTGGAGGGTATGGCGGAGCTAGGGTTCTTGCCTAAGTTCTTTGGGGTAAGATCTAAATGGTTCAACACTCCTTGGGTTGGGATTCTACTCTCAGCTCTCATGTCCCTCGGATTGTCCTACATGGACTTCACTGACATCATCTCCTCGGCTAACTTCTTGTACACGTTAGGGATGTACCTTGAGTTTGCGTCTTTCCTTTGGTTAAGAAAGAAGCTACCTGAGCTAAAGAGACCTTACCGTGTCCCACTGAATATACCAGGATTAGTGATTATGTGCTTGGTACCTTCAGCGTTTCTGATGTTGATCATTGTGTTTGCTACTAAGATTGTGTACCTCATTTGCTGTTTAATGACCGTAGGATCAGTTGGTTGGTACTTCTTGATCAATTACTTCAGGGAGAAGAAGATCTTTGAATTCAACCAAGATGTTGATCATCTTGATTATGTTAATGAAGAACAACGTCCGAAACATGAAGAAGATCATGACTCATGA
- the LOC106385784 gene encoding ABC transporter E family member 1, whose product MSDRLTRIAIVNSDRCKPKKCRQECKKSCPVVKTGKLCIEVTPASKTAFLSEELCIGCGICVNKCPFEAIQIINLPKDLEKDTIHRYNSNGFKLHRLPVPRPGQVLGLVGTNGIGKSTALQVLAGKIKPNFGRYNNPPDWHEILAHFRGSELQSYFIRLVEEKLKTAMKPQHVDVIKKVAKGTLGTVLEKLDERGMMAEICDAMDLNHLLDREATQVSGGELQRFAIAAVCLKKADIYVFDEPSNFLDVRQRLKAAEVIRSLLRHDNYVIVVEHDLSVLDYLSDFVCCLYGKPTAYGVVTLPFSVREGINVFLAGFVPTENLRFRDESLTFKVSDTPQESDGEVKSYARYKYPNMSKKLGDFKLDVMEGEFADSQIIVMLGENGTGKTTFIRMLAGAFPSEDGVESDMPEFNVSYKPQGNDSKRECTVRQLLHDRIRDAYTHPQFMSDVMKPLQIEELLDQAVNKLSGGERQRVAITLCLGKPADIYLLDEPSAHLDSEQRITASKVIKRFILHAKKTAFVVEHDFMMATYLADKVIVYEGQPGVKCTAHSPQSLASGMNLFLSHLNITFRRDPTNFRPRINKLESTKDREQKLAGSYYFLDD is encoded by the exons ATGTCGGATCGATTAACGAGGATTGCTATCGTGAATAGCGATCGGTGCAAGCCGAAGAAATGCCGCCAAGAGTGCAAGAAGAGCTGTCCTGTAGTCAAGACAG GGAAACTTTGTATCGAGGTGACTCCTGCTTCCAAGACTGCTTTCTTGTCAGAGGAGCTTTGCATAGGATGTGGTATCTGCGTGAAT AAATGCCCTTTTGAAGCTATTCAGATTATCAATCTTCCAAAGGACTTGGAGAAAGATACAATCCACCGCTATAACTCAAATGGCTTTAAACTACACAG GCTTCCAGTGCCAAGGCCTGGGCAAGTCCTAGGTTTGGTTGGAACAAATGGTATTGGTAAATCTACAGCTCTCCAAGTTTTGGCTggaaaaatcaaaccaaactttGGCAGAtacaat AATCCACCAGACTGGCATGAAATTTTGGCTCACTTCCGTGGATCAGAACTTCAAAGCTATTTCATCCGTCTTGTAGAAGAGAAACTAAAG ACTGCTATGAAGCCACAACATGTCgatgttataaaaaaagttgCTAAAGGTACGCTTGGGACGGTCCTTGAGAAGCTGGACGAAAGAGGAATGATGGCAGAGATCTGTGACGCTATGGACTTGAACCACCTCTTGGACCGTGAAGCAACACAAGTATCTGGTGGAGAGCTACAACGTTTTGCTATTGCTGCTGTTTGCCTCAAGAAGGcagatatatatgtatttgatGAACCTTCTAACTTCTTAGATGTGAGGCAAAGACTCAAAGCTGCTGAAGTCATACGCTCCCTCCTCAGACATGACAA CTATGTGATTGTGGTGGAGCATGACCTCAGTGTACTTGACTACTTGTCGGactttgtttgttgtttgtatGGAAAGCCGACAGCTTACGGTGTTGTGACTCTCCCCTTCTCTGTCCGAGAAGGAATCAATGTGTTCTTAGCTGGTTTTGTCCCCACTGAAAACTTGCGTTTTAGAGATGAGTCTCTGACCTTTAAG GTTTCTGATACACCACAAGAGAGTGATGGGGAAGTGAAGTCCTATGCAAGATACAAGTACCCTAACATGAGCAAGAAGCTTGGAGACTTCAAGCTGGATGTAATGGAAGGAGAGTTCGCAGACTCTCAGATTATTGTGATGCTTGGGGAGAACGGTACTGGGAAAACAACATTCATCAGGATGCTG GCAGGTGCGTTCCCAAGTGAAGACGGTGTAGAGTCAGACATGCCAGAGTTTAACGTGTCGTACAAGCCTCAAGGAAACGATTCCAAGCGGGAGTGTACAGTGAGACAGCTCCTACATGATAGGATACGCGATGCATACACACATCCTCAGTTTATGTCGGATGTAATGAAACCGCTTCAGATTGAGGAGCTGTTGGATCAAGCGGTGAACAAACTCTCCGGTGGAGAGAGGCAGAGGGTTGCTATAACTTTGTGTTTAGGGAAGCCTGCGGATATCTATCTGCTTGATGAGCCAAGTGCGCATCTAGACTCAGAGCAGAGGATCACAGCTTCTAAAGTCATAAAGCGGTTCATCCTACACGCAAAGAAAACCGCTTTTGTTGTTGAGCATGACTTTATGATGGCGACCTATCTTGCGGATAAAGTTATTGTGTACGAAGGACAACCTGGTGTCAAGTGTACTGCTCATTCTCCACAGTCACTCGCTAGTGGGATGAACCTTTTCTTATCG CACCTGAACATCACATTCAGACGAGATCCGACTAACTTCAGGCCAAGGATCAACAAGTTAGAGTCCACCAAGGACAGAGAGCAAAAGCTTGCAGGATCATACTACTTCTTAGATGATTGA
- the LOC106385785 gene encoding dirigent protein 7-like, protein MANLILIITSHILLLAAIVSAGKGENFAKNINRKHFGLRKEKLTFFRVYWHDIQSGRDPSSVVLRPPLSNSSFFGAVTMIDNRLTTEVSVNSTLVGQAQGMYAGAGQHDASALMVMNFAFKTGKYNGSTISILGRNAVMTKVREMPVIGGSGLFRFARGYVEARTKWLNVKTGDATVEYSCYVLHY, encoded by the coding sequence ATGGCAAAcctcatcctcatcatcacctCCCATATCCTCCTTCTCGCAGCTATTGTCTCCGCCGGAAAGGGTGAAAACTTTGCAAAAAACATTAACCGGAAACACTTCGGGCTCCGTAAAGAGAAACTCACTTTCTTCCGTGTCTACTGGCACGACATTCAAAGCGGCAGAGACCCTAGCTCGGTCGTGCTCAGACCTCCTCTCTCCAACTCCTCTTTCTTCGGAGCAGTCACTATGATCGATAACCGTTTAACTACGGAGGTCTCGGTTAACTCGACTTTGGTAGGCCAGGCTCAAGGGATGTACGCTGGTGCGGGCCAACACGATGCGTCTGCGCTTATGGTGATGAACTTCGCGTTCAAGACAGGTAAGTATAACGGGAGTACGATCTCGATTCTTGGTCGAAACGCGGTGATGACTAAGGTTAGGGAGATGCCGGTGATTGGAGGAAGTGGACTGTTCCGGTTCGCTAGAGGTTATGTCGAGGCTAGAACTAAGTGGTTGAATGTAAAGACAGGAGATGCTACTGTTGAGTACAGCTGTTACGTCTTGCATTATTGA